In one Rutidosis leptorrhynchoides isolate AG116_Rl617_1_P2 chromosome 8, CSIRO_AGI_Rlap_v1, whole genome shotgun sequence genomic region, the following are encoded:
- the LOC139864525 gene encoding uncharacterized protein, whose amino-acid sequence MAGDDDGSSSITLVNKLDFGDPLYLHASDTTGTALVSIKLKGTENYSVWSRAMLLALNTKNKKGFIDGTCKRSDYEKDEVLLNQWDRCNSVQVNSLTQGGSSVSEYYHKLNSLWKQFDALVKLPECVCTANADFIKHNSVMKLMQFLMGLDEVYQPIRSNLLMTDPLPNVKTAFAVISREESHRNFSGHTVGQKSRSSAFVAKTPNNVNGNNNFNRPNNMNNTNQFKRSGTVRGLNANYKCTKCGIIGHTVDRCFEVIGYPPGYIRKPFNQGAPKFTANNNNCVSDNANATTSSSPFTVDQISKLMSLINDKDKGNSTAVLNANMSGSFWNNSSKFNSNFEKFFCNNMFFTNNKHHHKDWIIDSGANQHMICSDGDLFDEIDVSNMNIFVSHPNGTQAKIVKVENIQINEFITLYNVLYIPEYCVNLLSVNKLTVGNRFFVGYNEQHCFIQNLMLNKLVGIGDEKDGLYMFKKMNIGNCANSFCGSLKLWHHRLGHPASQVLVVLKEKLNLKDSNFIEPCEIYHKAKQTREPFPLSENKSVMLGDLLHLDLWGPYKVVSKEGYKYFLTIIDDFTRAVWIFPIKTKDEVFDNVNYLYNIL is encoded by the exons ATGGCtggtgatgatgatggtagttCTTCTATAACTTTGGTTAATAAATTAGATTTTGGTGATCCTCTTTATCTGCATGCTAGTGATACTACTGGAACTGCACTTGTGTCAATTAAATTGAAAGGAACTGAAAATTATAGTGTTTGGAGCAGAGCTATGCTTCTTGctttaaatactaaaaataaaaaggGATTTATTGATGGAACTTGTAAAAGAAGTGATTATGAAAAGGATGAAGTTTTGTTAAATCAATGGGATAGATGTAATTCTGTG CAAGTCAATTCATTGACACAAGGAGGTTCTAGTGTTTCTGAATATTATCATAAGCTAAATTCTTTGTGGAAACAATTTGATGCTCTTGTTAAGTTGCCTGAATGTGTTTGTACTGCTAATGCTGATTTTATTAAACATAACAGTGTAATGAAACTTATGCAGTTTCTTATGGGACTTGATGAGGTTTACCAGCCAATAAGAAGTAATCTTCTTATGACTGATCCCCTTCCCAATGTTAAAACTGCTTTTGCAGTTATTTCAAGGGAAGAGTCTCATAGGAATTTTTCTGGACATACTGTTGGTCAAAAGTCTCGAAGTTCTGCTTTTGTTGCTAAGACACCTAATAATGTTAATGGAAACAACAACTTTAATAGacctaataatatgaataatacaaATCAATTTAAGAGGTCTGGAACTGTAAGGGGTCTTAATGCAAATTATAAGTGTACTAAGTGTGGTATAATTGGTCACACTGTGGATAGATGTTTTGAAGTTATTGGATATCCTCCTGGCTATATAAGAAAACCATTTAATCAGGGTGCTCCAAAATTTACTGCTAATAATAACAATTGTGTTTCTGATAATGCTAATGCTACCACTAGTAGTTCTCCTTTTACTGTTGATCAGATTTCAAAGTTAATGAGCCTCATTAATGATAAAGACAAAGGAAATTCTACTGCTGTTCTTAATGCTAATATGTCAGGTAGTTTTTGGAATAATAGCAGTAAATTTAActcaaattttgaaaaattcttttgtaataACATGTTTTTTACAAATAATAAACATCATCATAAAGATTGGATTATAGATTCAGGAGCAAATCAACATATGATTTGCTCTGACGGTGATTTATTTGATGAAATTGATGTGTCTAATATGAATATTTTCGTGTCTCATCCTAATGGCACTCAAGCTAAAATTGTTAAAGTTGAGAATATTCAAATAAATGAATTTATAACTCTTTATAATGTTTTATATATTCCTGAATATTGTGTGAATTTACTGTCTGTTAATAAGTTAACTGTTGGTAACAGATTCTTTGTTGGGTATAATGAACAACATTGTTTTATTCAGAATTTGATGCTAAACAAATTAGTGGGGATTGGTGATGAAAAAGATGGTCTTTATATGTTTAAGAAAATGAATATTGGTAATTGTGCTAATTCTTTTTGTGGTTCTTTAAAACTTTGGCATCACAGACTTGGACATCCTGCAAGTCAAGTTTTAGTGGTCTTAAaagaaaaattaaatttaaaagatTCTAATTTTATTGAACCTTGTGAGATTTATCATAAGGCAAAACAAACAAGAGAACCTTTTCCTCTTAGTGAAAATAAGTCTGTTATGTTAGGTGATTTATTGCATCTTGATCTATGGGGTCCATATAAGGTGGTTAGTAAGGAAGGATACAAATACTTTCTTACTATTATTGATGATTTTACTAGAGCTGTTTGGATTTTTCCGATTAAAACCAAAGATGAAGTGTTTGACAATGTGAATTATTTGTACAATATACTTTAA